GAACTAGAATCGAACAAAAATAGTCAATATAAGTTCGGTTCAATTCTTACAATAATGGTTCTTTATCGGTTCTAGTATGGTtattcggttcgattcagaacCCTCAAGACCCATGCACAGCCTTAGTAGTTAGATTGCGAGCCTTTCTGTCGAACTGAAGGATTTCCACTGCAGCTGAAGCTCGAATCACATCCTCAGGAAAGCTGATCACTGTCATATCTCCAATTGTATTCATCTTTCCTAAAATCGGACATAGACGATCCTACTCTCCTATCTAGAGGATATATGGCATCAGATATAAGGACCAACACTTAAGAGCTTAGAAGGACAAATGAGACATAGGTTAATCACTCACCAGATGCCTGAGAAGAAGTTGGCCTGGCACAAACATGCAGAGAAACAAAACTAACCAATAGTCCTCCAAGTGAAGAGGAATGCCAAGGACCAACtatgtaaatagaaaaagaaaCTGAGAAGAAGTTGTTGGATACGTGCAGCACCTTCCTAATGGAGGTAAACCACAAGCAACAGATGATGAAGAGGGTCTTCGAACATTCCTTGACTCTAAATTAGATAAGGAATCAACTTCTGACACTCTCCTTCCAGTACCCCTTCCTTGGAATAAATTCTGCACAACGAATTCTACATGGTAATTAACACTTCACTTCGgaataattttaaagaaataaaaaaagaaaaggaaaacacatTATGAACAAGAAAAGCAACTcataaattttttgaataaaagctCCAAATATCCTTGTTCAAGAAAAAGCACCCACTAGAAGAaggttaatattttatttcatgaaTTCTAAAGATTCAAGGCCAAAAGAAAGAAAATCGATGAACTTGCTAtcctaataaataaaataagcatTTCAGCAAGAGACAAATGCAAGAAAGAAAATCGATGAACTTGCTATCCCAATAAATAAAATAAGCATTTCAGCAAGAGACAA
This is a stretch of genomic DNA from Hevea brasiliensis isolate MT/VB/25A 57/8 chromosome 12, ASM3005281v1, whole genome shotgun sequence. It encodes these proteins:
- the LOC110657285 gene encoding protein TONNEAU 1a-like, which gives rise to MYGVDTGRMLQEICQKGSNLFQGRGTGRRVSEVDSLSNLESRNVRRPSSSSVACGLPPLGRPTSSQASGKMNTIGDMTVISFPEDVIRASAAVEILQFDRKARNLTTKAVHGS